A genomic window from Flavobacterium phycosphaerae includes:
- a CDS encoding helix-turn-helix domain-containing protein produces the protein MNQTIYKDNEGNAVRFSKIAKIEGEMPFTGLGIKYVSSGEETYYANNKKFTVKEGEYIIGNDYTSSIVCINQKQAVEGLCIDISAKIISDVAEFHDLNETDLIEFLLSDQFLVNRYYIKSTFLGPRLNEVSQKIKMGTCINEFQQNELFYTLAESIISDQRFVFDHLNKLDFKKTITNKEVVRTVLDAKSFIDQHITENFSLEVITSQIGISKYHFIRVFKAAFGISPYQYQKWKRLELAKLDLLRGNEILFTAISYGFADVPTFSKAFKQQFGQTPGLIRKSNF, from the coding sequence ATGAATCAAACTATATATAAAGACAACGAGGGAAATGCCGTTCGGTTTTCGAAAATTGCGAAAATTGAAGGTGAAATGCCCTTTACCGGATTAGGAATAAAGTATGTTTCATCAGGTGAAGAAACTTACTACGCGAATAATAAGAAATTCACTGTAAAAGAAGGAGAATATATAATCGGTAATGATTATACTTCATCGATAGTATGCATCAATCAAAAGCAGGCTGTTGAAGGTCTTTGCATAGATATTTCCGCTAAGATTATCTCTGATGTTGCTGAATTTCATGACTTGAATGAAACGGATTTAATTGAGTTTTTGCTCTCTGATCAATTCTTGGTCAATCGCTACTATATTAAGAGTACTTTTCTCGGGCCTAGACTAAATGAAGTCAGTCAAAAAATTAAAATGGGAACATGTATTAACGAATTTCAGCAGAACGAATTGTTTTATACCCTTGCAGAATCTATCATTTCAGATCAGCGTTTTGTATTTGATCATTTGAATAAGTTGGATTTTAAAAAGACTATAACTAACAAAGAAGTTGTGAGAACAGTTTTAGATGCTAAATCATTTATCGATCAACATATAACTGAGAATTTTTCTTTGGAAGTTATTACTTCGCAGATTGGAATTTCAAAATATCATTTTATTCGAGTGTTTAAAGCAGCTTTTGGCATTTCTCCATATCAATATCAAAAGTGGAAACGACTTGAGCTCGCCAAATTGGATTTATTGAGAGGAAATGAAATTTTGTTCACAGCAATAAGCTATGGCTTTGCCGATGTTCCAACTTTTTCCAAAGCATTCAAACAGCAATTCGGACAAACTCCTGGATTGATTAGAAAAAGCAACTTTTGA
- a CDS encoding alpha/beta fold hydrolase, with protein MFRNFLLLLLGVISMNVSAQLERKPLLGARIEYVSENGNSGCKVLQVIRGTSVALRLQENDLILKIGSQSFLSVDEFITHFLDFEPEKEIQLTVLRGKKKLNLKGKVIARPYEKDDNSTVIYDEVSYKSGQLRIIINKPFNKSKMPAMLFIPGYTCNSIDDLPNNHPYKRIVDAYVDAGYVTVRVEKSGLGDSKDTPPCESCDLLDEVENFEVALKKLKSLPYVDSNQIIIVGHSMGGIIAPALSAKNQVAGVVVYGTTARSWFEYQLDMYRVQNALAGMNPIEVEKSVIAQYDLNYRFYVKKEKLEDIAKDPAADRILRTTWQYDGKGKIYSRNAEYWRQIQDYPHLENWKNTSAKVLVQYGESDFEAFSKADHQQIVSVVNYFHPGNATLMTYPSTDHFYAKSGTMQEAYNKFSNGQIQQLFDEYNQEVGLSAVKWSNEVLSKKDEMTLSEKGWKKLNTARYPGKQDDITFINENEGWYVNGYGSIYSTKNGGETWEKQLEKKGTFFRTIAFVDSSVGFAGTVGTDYFPNVTDSIPLYGTRDGGKTWKPVDYKGPYVKGLCAIDIVKEQYINHGKIDYKVHIYAVGRVGSPANKMVSHDGGATWTSNSMNNDCKMLFDIKMFDKDNGFVCAASDGDIQKSNALILKTSDGGKTWKKVYQSNRPFEGTWKASFPTKEVGYVTIQSYNPDPNVKQQRIAKTTDGGETWNEINLVEDAGAREFGIGFIDENHGFVGTMNTGYETKDGGKTWTKVNLGMACNKIRIYKDATGKTYGYAIGVDVLKGQF; from the coding sequence ATGTTTCGAAATTTTTTATTGCTTTTATTGGGTGTTATCTCTATGAATGTAAGTGCGCAACTTGAGCGCAAACCACTATTGGGTGCTCGAATTGAATACGTTTCTGAAAATGGTAATTCCGGCTGTAAAGTTTTACAAGTCATAAGAGGTACAAGCGTTGCCTTAAGGCTTCAAGAAAATGATCTTATTCTCAAGATTGGAAGCCAGAGTTTTCTGTCTGTAGATGAATTCATTACTCATTTTTTGGACTTCGAGCCAGAAAAAGAAATTCAACTTACCGTGTTACGAGGAAAGAAGAAACTCAATTTGAAAGGAAAAGTGATTGCCCGACCTTATGAGAAAGATGACAACTCCACGGTGATTTATGATGAAGTTTCATACAAATCAGGACAGCTTCGTATAATTATCAACAAGCCCTTCAATAAGAGTAAAATGCCTGCTATGTTGTTTATTCCGGGATATACATGTAATAGTATCGATGATTTGCCAAATAACCACCCCTATAAGCGTATAGTGGATGCTTATGTTGATGCCGGTTATGTGACAGTCCGCGTTGAGAAAAGCGGATTAGGCGACAGCAAGGACACACCACCCTGCGAGTCCTGTGATTTATTGGATGAAGTTGAAAATTTTGAAGTCGCATTAAAAAAGTTAAAATCACTACCGTATGTTGATTCTAATCAAATAATTATTGTTGGTCATTCGATGGGGGGAATTATTGCACCTGCATTAAGTGCTAAGAATCAAGTAGCAGGTGTTGTTGTTTATGGTACTACGGCTAGATCATGGTTTGAATATCAGCTTGATATGTATCGAGTACAGAACGCTCTCGCAGGAATGAATCCAATAGAAGTTGAAAAATCAGTAATAGCTCAGTATGATTTGAATTATCGCTTCTATGTAAAAAAAGAAAAGCTGGAAGATATTGCTAAAGATCCTGCAGCAGATCGTATTTTAAGAACCACTTGGCAATACGATGGAAAAGGTAAAATTTACTCCAGGAATGCTGAATATTGGCGACAAATTCAGGATTATCCGCATTTAGAAAATTGGAAAAATACTAGTGCAAAAGTATTGGTGCAATATGGAGAGTCAGATTTTGAGGCGTTTTCTAAAGCTGACCATCAACAAATTGTTAGCGTAGTAAATTACTTTCATCCAGGTAATGCTACATTGATGACTTATCCTTCGACAGATCATTTTTATGCTAAATCTGGAACCATGCAGGAGGCATACAACAAATTTTCAAATGGTCAGATTCAGCAATTATTTGATGAATACAATCAAGAGGTAGGTCTTTCAGCAGTAAAATGGAGTAACGAAGTGCTTTCTAAAAAGGATGAAATGACATTATCTGAAAAAGGATGGAAAAAATTGAATACAGCACGCTATCCGGGGAAACAAGATGATATCACCTTCATTAATGAAAACGAAGGTTGGTATGTAAATGGTTACGGAAGCATTTATAGTACAAAAAATGGCGGCGAAACCTGGGAAAAACAATTAGAAAAAAAAGGAACTTTTTTCCGAACCATTGCTTTTGTGGATAGTTCAGTTGGTTTTGCGGGTACTGTTGGGACTGATTATTTCCCAAACGTAACGGACTCTATTCCTTTGTATGGAACCAGAGATGGTGGCAAAACTTGGAAGCCTGTTGACTATAAAGGCCCTTATGTTAAAGGACTTTGTGCCATTGATATTGTTAAAGAGCAATATATTAATCACGGAAAAATAGATTATAAAGTACATATCTATGCCGTAGGTCGTGTAGGTTCTCCTGCTAATAAGATGGTATCACACGATGGTGGCGCAACTTGGACTTCCAATAGTATGAACAACGACTGTAAAATGCTCTTTGATATCAAAATGTTTGACAAAGACAATGGATTTGTTTGCGCTGCCTCTGATGGAGATATACAAAAATCGAATGCCTTGATTTTGAAAACCAGCGATGGCGGAAAAACATGGAAAAAGGTATACCAATCCAATCGTCCATTTGAAGGTACTTGGAAGGCCTCTTTTCCAACAAAGGAGGTTGGCTATGTAACTATACAATCCTATAATCCCGATCCCAACGTAAAACAACAACGCATTGCCAAAACAACTGATGGCGGTGAAACTTGGAATGAAATCAACTTAGTGGAAGATGCTGGAGCAAGAGAATTTGGTATTGGTTTTATAGATGAAAACCACGGCTTTGTAGGCACCATGAATACAGGCTACGAAACCAAAGACGGTGGTAAAACCTGGACTAAGGTCAATTTAGGAATGGCTTGCAATAAAATCAGAATTTACAAAGATGCCACTGGAAAAACCTATGGGTACGCAATTGGGGTGGATGTGTTGAAGGGTCAATTTTAA
- a CDS encoding M61 family metallopeptidase: MKRSIYSLVLLCSIMSSVNAQLKNTSSNVKVAIDLLNVKEDKVIVTVCPPKITSNVVLYQLPKIVPGTYSADNYGQFIEGFRAFDAKGNELNVTKSDINSWKIVNARKLTKITYAVNDTYDIEKGEGHGKGDVFSPAGTNIEEGKNFMVNTHGFVGYFPGLLSTPYQVTITHPEALWGATSMQDTDDSKTKDVFYTSRYAELVENPIMYSKPNYSSFTVNGMQILLSVYASNGTITAESILPEVKDVMTAQKTFLGSFDTTKKYSILLYLCDLSKADARGFGALEHPTATTVVMPEVMGREQLVETLKDVISHEFFHIVTPLTIHSKEIQDFDFNNPKMSKHLWLYEGVTEYFANLFQVNQGLISEDAFYKRLNDKIEHAKAYNDTLPFTIMSTNVLEDPYKDQYTNVYEKGALIAMCLDLIIRDKSNGKNGILDLMQKLSVAYGSKRAFTDDELFDKITALTFPEVGTFLANYVAGSKSINYDDYFARVGVTRTSVKVPEAKFSLSLDQSKNELMIDPNSKTTAFMKALDLRAGDIIKAFNGINYDTTTISELSTKSKEWKDGDAITVKIIRDGTEQLLTGKVGLYYENIEGYQATDLTKETLKNAWLKG; encoded by the coding sequence ATGAAAAGATCAATTTATTCGCTAGTACTACTTTGCTCTATTATGAGTTCTGTAAATGCGCAACTAAAGAACACAAGTTCAAATGTAAAAGTCGCCATTGATTTGTTAAATGTTAAAGAGGATAAAGTTATAGTTACAGTATGCCCTCCGAAAATAACCTCAAACGTAGTCCTATATCAACTGCCAAAAATTGTACCAGGTACTTATTCAGCAGATAATTATGGTCAATTTATTGAGGGGTTTAGGGCTTTCGATGCTAAAGGGAACGAACTGAATGTTACTAAAAGCGATATTAATTCATGGAAAATAGTAAATGCTAGAAAGCTCACAAAAATTACATATGCAGTAAACGATACTTACGATATTGAGAAAGGAGAAGGGCATGGAAAGGGAGATGTTTTTTCTCCTGCAGGCACTAATATTGAGGAGGGGAAAAACTTTATGGTGAATACGCATGGCTTTGTTGGATACTTTCCTGGTTTATTATCAACACCATACCAAGTTACCATCACACACCCTGAAGCGTTATGGGGCGCAACATCAATGCAAGATACAGATGATAGCAAGACTAAAGATGTTTTTTACACATCGAGATATGCTGAACTTGTTGAAAATCCGATAATGTATTCAAAACCCAACTACAGTTCTTTTACTGTGAATGGAATGCAAATCCTTTTATCAGTCTATGCATCCAACGGAACAATAACTGCCGAAAGTATCTTGCCTGAAGTTAAAGATGTAATGACCGCTCAAAAAACATTTTTAGGCTCGTTTGATACGACAAAAAAGTACAGTATTTTGTTGTACTTGTGCGATTTGAGTAAAGCGGACGCAAGAGGTTTTGGAGCCTTGGAACATCCAACAGCAACTACAGTGGTTATGCCAGAAGTTATGGGCCGAGAACAACTGGTGGAAACTTTAAAGGATGTGATTTCTCATGAATTTTTCCATATCGTGACCCCCTTGACTATTCACTCTAAAGAGATTCAAGATTTTGATTTTAATAACCCTAAAATGTCTAAACATTTGTGGTTGTATGAGGGAGTTACGGAATATTTTGCGAACTTATTTCAAGTTAATCAAGGTTTGATTAGTGAAGATGCTTTTTACAAAAGACTCAATGATAAAATAGAACATGCCAAAGCCTATAATGATACTTTGCCTTTCACAATTATGAGTACTAATGTTTTGGAGGATCCTTATAAAGACCAGTATACAAATGTGTACGAAAAAGGGGCTTTAATTGCAATGTGTCTAGACCTCATTATAAGGGATAAAAGTAATGGTAAAAATGGTATTTTAGACTTAATGCAAAAGCTATCTGTTGCATACGGAAGTAAAAGAGCGTTTACTGATGACGAACTTTTTGATAAAATTACTGCGTTGACCTTTCCGGAAGTTGGCACTTTTCTAGCTAATTATGTGGCAGGTTCAAAATCTATTAATTATGATGATTATTTTGCTAGAGTAGGGGTAACTAGAACATCGGTTAAAGTACCTGAAGCTAAGTTTAGTTTAAGTCTTGATCAGAGTAAAAATGAATTAATGATTGACCCTAACAGTAAAACAACTGCGTTCATGAAAGCATTGGATTTGAGAGCTGGTGATATTATAAAAGCATTTAATGGAATAAATTACGACACAACAACTATTTCTGAATTGTCAACAAAAAGTAAAGAGTGGAAAGATGGAGACGCCATTACCGTAAAGATAATACGAGACGGAACAGAACAGCTATTAACCGGTAAAGTAGGGCTTTATTATGAGAATATTGAAGGCTATCAAGCAACAGATCTCACTAAAGAAACGCTAAAGAACGCTTGGTTAAAAGGATAG